Sequence from the Paraburkholderia acidiphila genome:
TGGTGTGCGAGATCGACGGCCTGGGCCGTCAGGTCAATACCATCGCGAGCGATGCCGACTACGGGCGCTGATCCGGCAACGAATCGAACTCTGGACTTGTTAGATATGCGAATCGAACATCTGATCAACGGCCGCGCACACACCGGGCGCGACTATTTCGAAACCGTGAATCCTGCGAACCAGGACGTGCTCGCGGAAGTGGCGCGCGGCGGTGCGGAAGAAGTCGACCTCGCGGTGCGCGCCGCGAAAGAAGCCTTTCCCGCATGGGCCGCGAAGCCCGCCGCTGAGCGCGCGAAGTCCATTCGCAAACTCGGCGAGCTGGTCGCGAAGAACGTGCCGGAGATCGCGCAGACCGAAACGAAGGACACGGGCCAAACCATTTCGCAAACGGGCAAGCAGTTGGTGCCGCGCGCCGCCGACAACTTCAGCTACTTCGCCGAAGTCTGCACCGCCGTGGATGGCCATACGTACCCCACCTCCACGCACCTGAACTACACGCTGTTTCATCCCGTGGGCGTGTGCGCACTCATCTCGCCCTGGAACGTGCCGTTCATGACCGCCACGTGGAAGGTCGCGCCCTGCCTCGCGTTCGGCAACACGGCCGTGCTGAAGATGAGCGAACTATCGCCGCTCACGGCCTCGATGCTCGGCCAGCTCGCGCTCGACGCGGGCATTCCGGCGGGCGTGCTCAATATCGTGCACGGCTATGGCAAGGAAGCGGGCGAGCCGCTCGTCGCGCATCCCGACGTGCGCGCGGTTTCGTTCACGGGCTCGACGGCCACGGGTAACCGCATCGTGCAGGCTGCGGGTCTCAAGAAGTTTTCGATGGAGCTGGGCGGCAAGTCGCCGTTCGTGATCTTCGACGATGCCGATTTCGAACGCGCGCTCGACGCCGCCGTGTTCATGATCTTCTCGAACAACGGCGAGCGCTGCACGGCCGGCTCGCGCATACTCGTGCAGCGCTCGATCTACGCGAAATTCGCCGAGCGCTTTATCGAGCGCGCGAAGCGCATCGCCGTGGGAGACCCGCTCGACGAGAAAACCATCGTCGGCCCGATGATCAGCCAGGGCCATCTCGCGAAGGTGCGCAGCTATATCGAACTCGGACCGAAGGAAGGCGCCACGCTCGCGTGCGGCGGTTTCGACGCGCCCGTGTTGCCCGATGCAGTCAGGAACGGAAATTTCGTTCAGCCAACCGTATTTGTCGATGTCGATAACCGTATGCGCATCGCGCAGGAGGAAATCTTCGGACCGGTCGCGTGCCTGATTCCCTTCGACGACGAAGCGGACGCGATCCGTCTTTCCAACGATATAGCCTACGGCCTCTCCAGCTACGTGTGGACCGAGAACACGGGCCGCGCATTACGTGTGGCCGCCGCCGTCGAAGCGGGCATGTGCTTCGTGAACAGCCAGAACGTGCGCGACCTGCGCCAGCCGTTCGGCGGCACGAAGGCTTCGGGCGTAGGCCGCGAAGGCGGCACGTGGAGCTATGAAGTGTTCCTCGAACCGAAGAACGTGTGTGTTTCGCTCGGCTCGCATCACATTCCGCACTGGGGCGTGTAATGGGCAAACTCGCGCTCGCCGCAAAGGTCACGCACGTACCTTCGTTGTACCTCTCCGAACTGGACGGCCCGCACAAGGGTTGCCGCCAGGCCGCCATCGACGGTCACCGCGAGATCGGCCGGCGGTGCCGCGAGCTGGGCGTGGACACGATCGTCGTGTTCGATGTGCACTGGCTCGTGAACAGCGAGTATCACATCAACTGTGCGCCGCGCTTCGAAGGCGTCTACACGAGCAACGAGTTGCCGCATTTCATCAAGAACATGCCGTATGCGTACCCCGGCAATCCGCAGCTTGGCCATCTGATCGCCGACGTCGCGAACGAAATGGGCGTGAAAACGCGCGCGCATAGCGAAACGACGCTCGACCTCGAATACGGCACGCTCGTCCCCATGCGCTACATGAACGGCGACCAGCATTTCCGCACCGTTTCGGTGGCGGGCTGGTGCATGTGGCACGACCTCGCCACTAGCGCGCGCTTTGGCCTCGCCGTGCGCCGCGCGATCGAGGAACGCTACGACGGCACGGTGGCGATACTCGCGAGCGGATCGCTGAGCCACCATTTCGCCAACAACGGCACAGCCGAGCAATTCATGCACAAGGTCTGGGACCCGTTCCTCGAAGCGACCGATCGCAACGTGGTGGCCATGTGGGAACGCGGCGACTGGAAGACCTTCTGCGACATGCTGCCGATGTACAACGAAAAGTGCTGGGGCGAAGGCGGCATGCACGACACGGCCATGCTGCTCGGCGCGCTAGGCTGGGACCGCTACGAAGGCCGCGCGGAAGTCGTCACGCCGTATTTCGGCAGCTCCGGCACCGGGCAGATCAACGCGATCCTGCCTGTAACACCGTTGCCGGTTTGAACAACGGAGCCAGCGATGCCCCATCTCACGCTCGAATACAGTGCGAATCTCGCGGATGCGAGCAACATCGGTCAGCTCTGCGAATCGCTTGCTCGCGTGCTCGACGCGCAACTTGATGAAACCGGCGCACGTGTCTACCCGCGCGGTGGCATTCGCACGCGCGCGCTGCGCTGTGAACAGTACTTCATTGCCGATGGCAATCCCGGGAACGCGTTCCTGCATGGCTGCCTGAAGATCGGCGCGGGCCGCTCGCAGGCCGTGCGCCGCGCGACCGGCGAGGCGCTCTTCGAAGCGATCAAGCAGCACTTCGCACAAGCCTTCGCTTCGCACGGCCTCGCGCTTTCGCTGGAAATCGTCGAATTCAGCGAGGAAGGCGCGTGGAAGCACAACAACCTGCACGCCCGGCTCAAAACCTGAGCGCACTGGAATTCATGATGCTAGATCAGCAAACCATCCGCGAGCTGGCCGCGCAGCTCGACGAAGCGGAACGCACGCGCACGCAGCTGCGGCATTTTTCGCGCTCGCATCCCGACATGACGATCGACGACGGCTACGCGATCCAGCGTGAGTGGGTCAAACTCAAGCTCGCGGCGGGCCACACGATCAAGGGCCGCAAGATCGGTCTCACGTCGCGCGCCATGCAGCGGTCCTCGCAGATCGACGAGCCCGACTACGCGCCGCTGCTCGACAGCATGTTCATCGCAGCGGGCAGCGACATTCGCGCGGACCGTTTCATCGCGCCGCGTGTGGAAGTGGAGTTGGCGTTCGTGCTGAACCGCCCGCTGCAAGGGCCCGACGTCACGCTCTTCGACGTGCTCGACGCCACGGCCTACGTCACGCCGGCCATCGAGATCATCGACGCGCGCATCGAGCAGTTCGACCGCGAAACCAAGGCGCCGCGCAAGGTGTTCGACACGATTTCCGACTTCGCAGCCAACGCGGGCGTCGTACTGGGCGGCCGCCCGGTCAGGCCGCTCGACGTGGACCTGCGCTGGGTCGGCGCGCTGCTCTACAAGAACGGCGCCGTGGAGGAAAGCGGTCTCGCGGCGGCGGTGCTCAACCATCCGGCCACCGGAGTCGCCTGGCTCGCCAACAAGATCGCGCGCCACGACGAGCGCCTCGAAGCCGGCGACGTGATTCTGAGCGGTTCGTTCACGGCCCCGATTCCCGCGCGCGCGGGCGATACGTTTCATGCCGATTACGGCCCGCTCGGCGGCATCGGCTTCAATTTTGTCTGATCAGGATTCCATATCAATGTCCGCACCCGCCAACCCGTTCAAGCGGAAGCTCGCGCAAGGCCGCCCGCAAATCGGCCTGTGGGCCGCGCTGGCCGACTCGTACGTGACCGAGCTTCTCGCGAACACGGGCTTCGACTGGCTCCTGATCGACGGCGAGCACGCGCCCAACGATCTGCGCAGCACGCTCGCACAACTCCAGGCCGTCGCCCCCTATCCCACGCACCCGATCGTGCGGCCCGTGCGCAACGACGCCGCGATCATCAAGCAACTGCTCGACATCGGCACGCAAACGCTGCTCGTGCCGATGATCGAGAACGCCGATGAGGCACGCGCCGCCGTTGCCGCGACGCGCTATCCGCCGCATGGCGTGCGGGGCGTGGGCAGCGCGCTCGCGCGCGCCTCGCGCTGGAACGGTTCTGCCGATTATCTGCATCACGCCGCGGAAGAACTGTGTGTGCTGGTGCAGGTGGAAACGGCGAACGCGCTCGCGCAACTCGAAGCCATCGCGAATGTGGAAGGCGTGGACGGCGTGTTCTTCGGCCCTGCGGACTTGAGCGCTTCGATGGGCCTGCTGGGTCAGCCGGGTTCGCCTCAAGTGCGCGAGGCGATCTGCAAGGGCATCCGCACCGTGCGCGCGCAAGGCAAGGGCGCGGGCGTGCTCGCCGCCGATCCGGTCATTGCGAACGGCTATCTCGAAGCGGGCGCGACGTTCGTCGCCGTGGGCAGCGACGTGTCGTTGCTCGCGCGCAGCGCAAGCGAACTGGCCGCGAAATTCCGCCAGCCTGCGGCGCGCGGCTAGCGCGCTTCACTCGCTCTCTTCGCCGTTCGCCACAAGCGTGGCCAGCACAGTAGCCAGCACTTCGCGCTCGTGCTCGCTCAGCGTGGCGAGAATCGCGTCGTTCGTCGCTTTCGAGATCGTCGCGGCGCGCCGGTAGGTGCTGCGCCCCTGCGCGGTAAGCGCCACGAGCACACCGCGTGCGTCCGCCTCGTTCGAGGTCTTGACGAGCAAGCCCTTGCGTTCGAGCACGTCGGTGGCGCGGCTCGCCTGGCTGCGGTCGAGATTCGACACGCGCCCGAGATCCGACACCGACAACGAGCCGAACGCGCCCACGCTCAGCAGCAGCCGCGCCTCCGTAAGCGAGAGCGAAAGCGCCGCCTCGAACGCGTCGCTCATCGTGCGGTCGGTCTGCTTCTTGAGCACATGGAGCCGGTAGGTGAACAGCTCCGCAATGTTGAACTTCCCCGTCATTCGTCTTCCCGCCTGGTTTTCACCGGCCGCGAAATGCGGCCACATCGTCAGAATAGCATTGATGAAAGTCCTTTTCTGCAGGCATTTCACGGAGAATTTGATGCTTGCACACGCATTTATTTGCGCGTAGGATCGGCGTGATCCGAGTCAGCCATGAGGAGACATTCATGAATGAAAACATCCAGCGTGCGCGCCCTGAATGGTGCGACCCCGCGGAATGGGAAGCGCGCGTGCAGTTAGCCGCCGTGTATCGCGTGTTTCATCTCATGGGCTGGACGGAGCTGATCTTCAATCACATTACGCTGCGCGTGCCCGGGCCGCACAAGCATTTCCTCATCAACCCGTTTGGGCTTGCGTATGATGAAATCAAGGCTTCGAATCTCGTCAAGATCGATCTCGACGGCAATATCCTGAGCCCGAGCGAGTATCCGATCAACCCGGCCGGCTTCGTGATCCACAGCGCGATTCATGCCAACGTGGAAGATGCGCATTGCGTCATGCACACGCACACCACCGCAGGGCTCGCAGTGGCGTGCATGGAAGGCGGCCTGGCATATACGAACTTCTATGCGGCGCAGTTGCACGACATGGTCGCGTATCACGACTTCGAAGGCATCACCGTGCACGCCGAAGAAAAATCGCGCATTCTGGAGTCGATGGACGACAAGCGGCTGCTCATCCTGCGCAATCACGGGCTGCTCTCGCATGGCGTCACGCTCGCGCACGCATTCGCGCTGCTGTGGACGCTCAATCGCGCGTGCGAAGTGCAGGTCGTGACCGATTCGATGCGCGGTCAGACGCTGCCGATCGCGCCCGCGATTACCGAACGCTCGACGCGCGACGCGCTGCAGTTCTCGCCCGCACATGGCGCGGGCCAGAACGTGCTCGACGCGCTGGTCCGTCGTGTCAAGCGCATCGACCCCTCATATCAGGAGTAACAGGTTGAACACCCCGACTCAAAAGATCACCGTTGTCGGTGGCGGTGCGATCGGCGGCCTGATCGCGGCGCGTCTTGCGCGCGCGGGCATCGCCGTGAATCTGCTCGCGCGCGGCGCGCAACTGGAAGCGATTCGCCGCGACGGCCTCACGGTCATTGAAGGCGACACACGCTATACGCAAGCCATCAACGCCACCAGCGACGCCGCCTCGCTCGGCGCGCAAGACCTCGTCTTCATTTGCCTGAAGGGCCAGGCGCTCGCGCAATCGGCGGCTTCGCTCGCGGCGCTCGTGGGTCCGCACACGCATATCGTCTCGGCGATGAACGGCGTGCCCTGGTGGTTCCTCCACGGATTCGGCGGCACGCACGCAAACGGCCGGCTCGAAGCGGTCGATCCGGGTGGCGTCGTCTCCGCGGCGTTACCGCCTGCGCAGGCTTCGGGGTGTGTCGTGCATCTGTCGTCGTCGATTGCGGGCCCGGGCGTGATCCGCAAGGGCGGCGGCAATCATCTGATCGTCGGTGAAGGTTCGGCGGCGATGGCCGCGCGTGCGCAGGAAGCGCGCGATCTGCTTTCGAAAGCGGGCTTCGAGGTCACGAAAGCCGAGCCCATTCAGGCCGATATCTGGGCGAAGCTCTGGGGCAACATGACGATGAACCCCATCAGCGCGCTCACGCGATCGACCGCCGACGTGATTCTCGACGACCCGCTCACGGCACAGCTCGTGAGCGC
This genomic interval carries:
- the hpaE gene encoding 5-carboxymethyl-2-hydroxymuconate semialdehyde dehydrogenase, with product MRIEHLINGRAHTGRDYFETVNPANQDVLAEVARGGAEEVDLAVRAAKEAFPAWAAKPAAERAKSIRKLGELVAKNVPEIAQTETKDTGQTISQTGKQLVPRAADNFSYFAEVCTAVDGHTYPTSTHLNYTLFHPVGVCALISPWNVPFMTATWKVAPCLAFGNTAVLKMSELSPLTASMLGQLALDAGIPAGVLNIVHGYGKEAGEPLVAHPDVRAVSFTGSTATGNRIVQAAGLKKFSMELGGKSPFVIFDDADFERALDAAVFMIFSNNGERCTAGSRILVQRSIYAKFAERFIERAKRIAVGDPLDEKTIVGPMISQGHLAKVRSYIELGPKEGATLACGGFDAPVLPDAVRNGNFVQPTVFVDVDNRMRIAQEEIFGPVACLIPFDDEADAIRLSNDIAYGLSSYVWTENTGRALRVAAAVEAGMCFVNSQNVRDLRQPFGGTKASGVGREGGTWSYEVFLEPKNVCVSLGSHHIPHWGV
- the hpaD gene encoding 3,4-dihydroxyphenylacetate 2,3-dioxygenase translates to MGKLALAAKVTHVPSLYLSELDGPHKGCRQAAIDGHREIGRRCRELGVDTIVVFDVHWLVNSEYHINCAPRFEGVYTSNELPHFIKNMPYAYPGNPQLGHLIADVANEMGVKTRAHSETTLDLEYGTLVPMRYMNGDQHFRTVSVAGWCMWHDLATSARFGLAVRRAIEERYDGTVAILASGSLSHHFANNGTAEQFMHKVWDPFLEATDRNVVAMWERGDWKTFCDMLPMYNEKCWGEGGMHDTAMLLGALGWDRYEGRAEVVTPYFGSSGTGQINAILPVTPLPV
- a CDS encoding 5-carboxymethyl-2-hydroxymuconate Delta-isomerase → MPHLTLEYSANLADASNIGQLCESLARVLDAQLDETGARVYPRGGIRTRALRCEQYFIADGNPGNAFLHGCLKIGAGRSQAVRRATGEALFEAIKQHFAQAFASHGLALSLEIVEFSEEGAWKHNNLHARLKT
- the hpaH gene encoding 2-oxo-hept-4-ene-1,7-dioate hydratase, translating into MLDQQTIRELAAQLDEAERTRTQLRHFSRSHPDMTIDDGYAIQREWVKLKLAAGHTIKGRKIGLTSRAMQRSSQIDEPDYAPLLDSMFIAAGSDIRADRFIAPRVEVELAFVLNRPLQGPDVTLFDVLDATAYVTPAIEIIDARIEQFDRETKAPRKVFDTISDFAANAGVVLGGRPVRPLDVDLRWVGALLYKNGAVEESGLAAAVLNHPATGVAWLANKIARHDERLEAGDVILSGSFTAPIPARAGDTFHADYGPLGGIGFNFV
- the hpaI gene encoding 4-hydroxy-2-oxoheptanedioate aldolase; amino-acid sequence: MSAPANPFKRKLAQGRPQIGLWAALADSYVTELLANTGFDWLLIDGEHAPNDLRSTLAQLQAVAPYPTHPIVRPVRNDAAIIKQLLDIGTQTLLVPMIENADEARAAVAATRYPPHGVRGVGSALARASRWNGSADYLHHAAEELCVLVQVETANALAQLEAIANVEGVDGVFFGPADLSASMGLLGQPGSPQVREAICKGIRTVRAQGKGAGVLAADPVIANGYLEAGATFVAVGSDVSLLARSASELAAKFRQPAARG
- a CDS encoding MarR family winged helix-turn-helix transcriptional regulator, with amino-acid sequence MTGKFNIAELFTYRLHVLKKQTDRTMSDAFEAALSLSLTEARLLLSVGAFGSLSVSDLGRVSNLDRSQASRATDVLERKGLLVKTSNEADARGVLVALTAQGRSTYRRAATISKATNDAILATLSEHEREVLATVLATLVANGEESE
- a CDS encoding class II aldolase/adducin family protein, with the protein product MNENIQRARPEWCDPAEWEARVQLAAVYRVFHLMGWTELIFNHITLRVPGPHKHFLINPFGLAYDEIKASNLVKIDLDGNILSPSEYPINPAGFVIHSAIHANVEDAHCVMHTHTTAGLAVACMEGGLAYTNFYAAQLHDMVAYHDFEGITVHAEEKSRILESMDDKRLLILRNHGLLSHGVTLAHAFALLWTLNRACEVQVVTDSMRGQTLPIAPAITERSTRDALQFSPAHGAGQNVLDALVRRVKRIDPSYQE
- a CDS encoding 2-dehydropantoate 2-reductase, giving the protein MNTPTQKITVVGGGAIGGLIAARLARAGIAVNLLARGAQLEAIRRDGLTVIEGDTRYTQAINATSDAASLGAQDLVFICLKGQALAQSAASLAALVGPHTHIVSAMNGVPWWFLHGFGGTHANGRLEAVDPGGVVSAALPPAQASGCVVHLSSSIAGPGVIRKGGGNHLIVGEGSAAMAARAQEARDLLSKAGFEVTKAEPIQADIWAKLWGNMTMNPISALTRSTADVILDDPLTAQLVSAVMAEARAIGEALGIRLAMTIEERNAITRKLGAFKTSMLQDVEAGRSLEVEALVGAPYELAQRVGVAAPSLGMLYGLARQLDSNLEAARQTR